The Prevotella melaninogenica genome has a segment encoding these proteins:
- a CDS encoding RagB/SusD family nutrient uptake outer membrane protein: protein MKKINIYKAITACTFASAVLISMPSCTDGFQEANRPGTGASLEDLSRDNYQTSSFLVQMENEAFPEQENAYQMNEDLIGNYLGRYMTYANNGFAEKNFARLNAPNGWVRYPFKDSMTKTVSAFKAIDNVTKGEGPVYAWALILRAQSFMRLTDMYGPLPIGADATDGNAYSSQEDVYKSIIADLNKATDVIKPLVASNPNVTIAEELDKVYQGKMAKWLKYANSLKLRIAIRIRYVEPTLAKQLGEQAVQDGVITSNDDNCAIAYTPNGQYKTSVEWGDSRACADLESFLTGYNDPRLTKFFSPVEGGIRSVIGCRAAAKIGNKTTAGKAYSAANIKIDSKGVWLTASEMAFCRAEGALAGWSNMGGSAKDLYEEGVKLSFEQWGAGSATAYLADNTSTEKNYVDPISEYGGDVSAVSNITIKWDDSATDEQKMERLITQKWIAMFPNGQEGWSEIRRTGYPKVFPLAQSTDYSIQVANRIPFDIDEATNNKANYIKAVQLLKGNDDYATKMWWQR from the coding sequence ATGAAAAAGATTAATATATATAAAGCCATCACTGCCTGCACATTCGCAAGTGCGGTGTTAATCTCAATGCCATCTTGTACAGATGGTTTTCAGGAGGCAAACCGTCCAGGTACAGGTGCTTCTCTCGAAGACCTGTCACGCGACAACTATCAAACCTCTTCTTTCCTCGTACAGATGGAGAACGAGGCTTTCCCAGAGCAGGAGAATGCTTACCAGATGAATGAAGACCTTATTGGTAACTACTTGGGCCGTTACATGACCTATGCTAACAATGGTTTTGCTGAGAAGAACTTTGCTCGTCTCAATGCTCCTAATGGTTGGGTACGCTATCCGTTTAAGGATTCTATGACAAAGACGGTGTCTGCTTTCAAGGCGATTGACAATGTGACAAAGGGCGAAGGACCAGTTTATGCTTGGGCTTTGATTCTCCGTGCACAGTCGTTCATGCGTCTTACAGATATGTATGGACCACTTCCTATCGGTGCTGATGCTACAGATGGTAATGCTTACTCTTCTCAAGAGGATGTTTACAAGAGCATTATCGCTGACCTCAACAAGGCAACAGACGTTATCAAACCATTGGTTGCTTCTAACCCTAATGTTACTATTGCTGAAGAGTTAGACAAGGTTTATCAGGGTAAGATGGCTAAATGGTTGAAGTATGCGAACTCTTTGAAGCTCCGTATTGCTATCCGCATCCGCTATGTTGAGCCAACATTGGCAAAGCAGTTGGGCGAACAGGCTGTACAGGACGGTGTCATCACAAGTAATGACGACAACTGCGCTATTGCTTATACACCAAACGGACAGTATAAGACATCTGTAGAGTGGGGTGATAGCCGTGCTTGTGCCGACCTTGAGAGTTTCCTCACAGGTTACAACGACCCACGTCTGACGAAGTTCTTCAGCCCAGTAGAGGGCGGTATCCGTTCAGTAATCGGCTGTCGTGCCGCTGCAAAGATTGGTAATAAGACCACAGCTGGTAAGGCTTACTCAGCTGCAAACATCAAGATAGACAGCAAGGGCGTATGGCTCACTGCTTCTGAGATGGCTTTCTGTCGTGCAGAAGGTGCGTTGGCAGGCTGGAGTAACATGGGCGGAAGCGCTAAGGACCTCTATGAGGAAGGTGTGAAACTCTCCTTCGAGCAGTGGGGTGCAGGCTCTGCAACAGCCTACTTGGCTGATAACACATCAACCGAGAAGAATTATGTTGACCCAATCAGCGAGTACGGTGGAGATGTTAGTGCGGTTAGCAATATCACTATCAAGTGGGACGACTCAGCTACTGACGAGCAGAAGATGGAGCGTCTGATTACTCAGAAGTGGATTGCAATGTTCCCTAACGGACAGGAAGGCTGGAGCGAAATCCGTCGTACAGGCTATCCAAAGGTGTTCCCTTTGGCACAGTCAACAGACTATAGCATCCAGGTTGCTAACCGTATCCCATTTGATATTGATGAGGCTACCAATAACAAGGCAAACTATATTAAGGCTGTACAGCTGTTAAAGGGTAATGATGACTATGCAACCAAGATGTGGTGGCAGCGTTAA
- a CDS encoding BT_3987 domain-containing protein → MKYNISKLFIGAVAMASLTLLASCENAEYSPLSNQAYIAQTNTNGNSSQNITIGTSAVTSSVNVRLSDLATQDYTFEVVSDTTALAEYNQRNETSYKPLPATLYSLSSNEVKIEKGKSVSSDVTLTINPLTQALKDSGQKYAVALRLKSKDGKYDVLNSGSSMVYILDQVVYQAVPIVNAAHNIHFAMRQTYDLSQWTVEMNVNISKLGKALGELNNQTLFGAWGNDGGEIYTRFGDAPIEGNRLQIKTQGTQMNSKQLFNENQWYHLAFVCTGTKLYLYVNGALDNSMDLPGKSTNLSNRINFGNTDYLKADVKVSELRFWTVARTQAQIANNMYACDAKSTGLEAYWKLNEGQGDTFKDATDHGNTGKCVAVPTWEQNVRIDGK, encoded by the coding sequence ATGAAATACAATATTTCTAAGCTTTTCATCGGAGCCGTGGCTATGGCTTCTCTGACACTGCTGGCTTCTTGTGAGAATGCAGAATATTCGCCTCTTTCTAATCAGGCGTATATCGCACAGACCAATACTAACGGTAACTCAAGTCAGAATATTACTATCGGTACGTCAGCTGTCACTTCTTCTGTGAACGTGCGTCTCTCTGACCTCGCTACACAGGACTACACCTTCGAGGTGGTAAGTGACACAACGGCACTCGCTGAATACAACCAGCGTAACGAGACTTCTTACAAGCCACTGCCTGCAACTCTCTACTCACTCTCTTCTAACGAGGTGAAGATTGAGAAGGGTAAGTCGGTTTCTTCTGATGTGACACTGACGATTAACCCATTGACACAGGCACTGAAGGACAGCGGTCAGAAGTATGCTGTTGCCCTCCGTCTGAAGAGTAAAGATGGCAAGTATGACGTCTTGAACTCTGGTAGTTCAATGGTTTACATCCTCGATCAGGTTGTTTATCAGGCTGTGCCAATCGTTAACGCTGCACACAACATCCACTTCGCAATGCGTCAGACCTATGACCTTTCACAGTGGACTGTCGAGATGAACGTGAACATCAGCAAACTCGGTAAGGCGCTTGGCGAACTTAACAACCAGACGCTCTTTGGTGCATGGGGTAACGATGGTGGCGAGATTTATACTCGTTTCGGTGATGCTCCTATCGAGGGTAATCGTCTGCAGATTAAGACACAGGGTACGCAGATGAACAGTAAGCAGCTCTTCAACGAGAACCAGTGGTATCACCTCGCATTCGTTTGCACAGGTACAAAACTCTACCTCTATGTAAATGGTGCACTTGATAACTCTATGGACCTCCCTGGTAAGAGTACTAACCTCAGCAACCGAATCAACTTCGGTAACACAGATTACCTGAAGGCAGACGTGAAGGTGAGCGAGTTACGCTTCTGGACAGTGGCCCGTACACAGGCTCAGATTGCTAACAATATGTACGCTTGTGATGCTAAGAGCACCGGCTTGGAGGCTTACTGGAAGCTCAACGAGGGTCAGGGTGATACCTTCAAGGATGCAACAGACCACGGCAACACCGGTAAGTGTGTAGCTGTTCCAACTTGGGAGCAGAACGTAAGAATCGATGGTAAATAA
- a CDS encoding discoidin domain-containing protein yields MKINVFKSVLAASLVAATLASCQSEPEVGSTLYPTAEENYSAKAYLYTGTSDGNKLLLAGEKSASAVTLTGDSAKFYVRLSSPAEKDVTVTLAATSDGVEANSSEEVMSTDAISLSKTSVTIAKGQQVSEPIVVKLVNGDALKNLTMLKNGVTSVVIKSVDGAETAKTSTKVAVVTNFSFNNINASGTLDTDKQIALTDYDMLTSLRGSNAKKLNDGDPNTYIYTYLYYEPQFVIKFKSAKTLSGVGILSSFTSYGYGVKKVTVETSLDGKSWTSMGTATATTQYDDDTTFPIVFSSPVKCQYVRLSNLETFDTGDYPCFAISEIGAYE; encoded by the coding sequence ATGAAAATAAACGTATTCAAGTCAGTGCTGGCAGCCTCTTTGGTTGCTGCCACACTGGCATCTTGTCAGAGCGAGCCAGAAGTTGGTAGCACGCTCTACCCAACAGCAGAAGAGAACTACTCTGCGAAGGCTTACCTCTATACTGGTACCAGTGACGGCAACAAGTTGTTGCTCGCTGGTGAGAAGTCTGCATCAGCTGTTACCTTGACTGGCGATAGCGCAAAGTTCTATGTTCGTCTTTCTTCTCCAGCAGAGAAGGATGTTACAGTAACATTGGCTGCTACATCTGATGGTGTTGAGGCAAATAGTAGCGAAGAGGTGATGAGCACTGACGCTATCAGCCTTAGCAAGACATCTGTAACCATCGCTAAGGGTCAGCAGGTTTCTGAACCAATCGTTGTTAAGTTGGTGAATGGCGATGCCCTCAAGAACCTGACTATGTTGAAGAACGGCGTTACATCTGTTGTTATCAAGAGTGTTGACGGTGCTGAAACAGCAAAGACAAGCACGAAGGTAGCAGTAGTAACCAACTTCTCTTTCAACAATATCAACGCTTCTGGCACCCTCGACACCGACAAGCAGATTGCTCTGACCGACTACGATATGTTGACTTCACTCAGAGGTTCAAATGCTAAGAAGTTGAATGATGGTGATCCTAATACCTATATTTACACATATTTGTATTATGAACCACAGTTCGTCATTAAGTTTAAGAGTGCTAAGACCTTGTCTGGTGTAGGTATTCTTAGCAGCTTCACAAGCTACGGATATGGCGTTAAGAAGGTCACAGTAGAAACCAGCTTAGATGGTAAGTCATGGACAAGCATGGGTACTGCCACCGCAACAACTCAATACGATGACGACACTACATTCCCAATCGTGTTCAGTTCTCCAGTGAAGTGTCAGTATGTAAGACTTTCCAACCTCGAGACCTTTGATACAGGCG
- a CDS encoding SusC/RagA family TonB-linked outer membrane protein, producing MRKGKILPVSVFLSCCSLTAFASSHVTSADNFGKNVVVAATKVNTAKVLGTQQSSGDVKVTGTIVDNAGDPVIGATIRVKDSQHGTTTDLDGKFEIMTHKGATLIVSYIGMNTEEVKVSGDAPLNITLKAEAHQIEEVVVTALGIKRSEKALSYNVQKVGGENLTTVKNPNFMNSLSGKVAGVNINASSAGMGGAARVVMRGPKSITRSNQALYVIDGVPINNTSQGEISGGAFSSQPGSEGIADINPEDIESISVLSGPAAAALYGSAAAQGVIMITTKKGKEGKVSVTVSNSTQFANPFIMPEFQNSYVNRAGEVKSWGAKTPSVYGNYEPKNFFNTGTNVQNNVALTAGTDKNQTYISVGTTNAKGIIPNNSYDRYNFAFRNTTTFLHDKMTFDFNFNYIKEHDKNLTAQGQYFNPLTAVYLFPRGESFDAVRTYELYDVTRGINVQNWNFGDALSMQNPYWVANRMVRSNNRSRYMISASLKYKIFDWMDVVGRLRWDDAGTKQEDKRYASTTNLFAHSKYGFYGYDKVNDRSLYGDLMFNINKTLNDFSVSANLGGSFTRNKYNVTGFQGGLKAPSNLFTPNAIDYGAATADNRPIFTDHAHKINSLFANVELGWRSMLFMTVTGRNDWDSALDGTDNVSFFYPSVGMSAVISQMATLPSWISYMKVRGSWASVGSAISPNITSPWRYQYNPASGTYSTVTYKFPSNFRPERTNSWEAGLTSRFFNNALTLDVTVYQSNTRNQTFLRPITGSQGFSSEYVQTGNVRNRGIELSLGYNHSWGDFAWSSSFTYSANRNKIVELLNDPNEVINQGGLNGANIILKKGGTMGDLYMTSDFKRDAEGNIAIKDGNVSQVNLTNPSYRGSVLPKGNIGFSNDFSWKGLNFGFVVTARFGGIVMSQTQALMDAYGVSKASADARDKGGIAVNNGLVSAEKYYAVVGGENPIWSEYIYSATNARIQEAHLAYTFPRRMLGGMELTLGLTANNLLMLYNKAPFDPEATASTGTYYQGFDYLMQPSLRTLGFNVKLKF from the coding sequence ATGAGAAAAGGAAAGATTCTACCAGTAAGTGTTTTCCTATCTTGCTGCTCTTTGACCGCTTTTGCCAGCAGTCATGTCACTTCGGCTGACAACTTTGGCAAGAACGTTGTCGTTGCTGCAACTAAGGTAAATACCGCAAAGGTATTGGGAACACAGCAATCAAGTGGTGACGTAAAAGTTACCGGAACTATCGTAGACAATGCTGGCGACCCAGTTATCGGTGCTACTATCCGCGTAAAGGATTCGCAGCATGGTACGACCACCGACCTCGATGGTAAGTTTGAGATTATGACCCATAAGGGTGCTACGCTTATTGTCAGCTATATCGGTATGAACACTGAGGAGGTGAAGGTAAGTGGTGATGCACCATTGAACATCACTTTGAAGGCTGAGGCTCATCAGATTGAGGAAGTTGTGGTAACCGCTTTGGGTATCAAGCGTTCAGAGAAGGCGTTGAGCTATAACGTTCAGAAGGTAGGCGGTGAGAACCTTACAACGGTTAAGAACCCTAACTTTATGAATTCACTCTCTGGTAAGGTAGCCGGTGTGAACATCAATGCTTCTTCTGCTGGTATGGGTGGTGCAGCGCGCGTTGTGATGCGTGGTCCTAAGTCAATTACCCGTAGCAATCAGGCTTTGTATGTAATCGACGGTGTGCCAATCAACAACACCAGTCAGGGTGAGATTTCAGGTGGTGCGTTCAGTTCACAGCCAGGTTCAGAAGGTATTGCCGATATCAACCCAGAGGATATCGAGTCAATCAGCGTTCTCAGTGGTCCTGCTGCTGCTGCCCTCTACGGTTCAGCTGCTGCGCAGGGTGTCATCATGATTACCACGAAGAAGGGTAAGGAGGGTAAGGTAAGCGTGACTGTAAGTAACAGTACACAGTTTGCTAACCCATTCATCATGCCAGAGTTCCAGAACTCTTATGTAAACCGTGCAGGCGAAGTGAAGTCATGGGGTGCAAAGACTCCATCAGTCTATGGTAACTATGAGCCAAAGAACTTCTTCAATACAGGTACGAACGTTCAGAACAACGTTGCTCTGACAGCAGGTACGGACAAGAACCAGACCTATATCTCAGTAGGTACAACGAATGCAAAGGGTATCATTCCTAATAACAGCTACGACCGTTATAACTTTGCATTCCGCAATACAACAACGTTCTTGCACGACAAGATGACCTTCGACTTCAACTTCAACTACATCAAGGAGCATGATAAGAACTTGACAGCTCAGGGTCAGTACTTCAACCCATTGACCGCTGTTTATCTCTTCCCACGTGGTGAGAGCTTCGACGCTGTTCGTACATACGAGCTTTACGATGTGACAAGAGGTATCAATGTTCAGAACTGGAACTTCGGTGATGCGTTGAGTATGCAGAACCCATACTGGGTAGCCAACCGTATGGTTCGTTCAAACAACCGCAGCCGTTACATGATCAGTGCAAGTCTTAAGTATAAGATTTTCGACTGGATGGACGTTGTGGGTCGTTTGCGTTGGGACGATGCAGGTACAAAGCAGGAAGACAAGCGTTACGCTTCAACAACCAACCTCTTTGCACATTCAAAGTATGGTTTCTATGGTTATGACAAGGTGAATGACCGTTCACTCTATGGCGACTTGATGTTCAATATCAACAAGACATTGAACGACTTCTCTGTATCAGCCAACCTTGGTGGTTCGTTCACACGTAACAAGTATAACGTAACAGGTTTCCAAGGTGGTTTGAAGGCACCATCTAACTTGTTCACTCCAAACGCTATCGACTACGGTGCAGCAACCGCTGACAACCGTCCAATCTTCACAGACCATGCACATAAGATTAACTCACTCTTCGCTAACGTAGAGTTGGGCTGGCGCAGTATGCTGTTTATGACCGTGACAGGTCGTAACGATTGGGACTCAGCTTTGGACGGTACCGACAATGTATCTTTCTTCTATCCATCAGTGGGTATGTCAGCAGTTATCTCTCAGATGGCAACACTCCCATCATGGATTAGCTACATGAAGGTGCGTGGTTCATGGGCATCAGTAGGTTCGGCTATCTCTCCAAACATCACCTCGCCATGGCGTTATCAGTATAACCCAGCTTCAGGTACTTATAGCACCGTAACTTATAAGTTCCCATCAAACTTCCGTCCAGAGCGTACAAACTCTTGGGAGGCAGGTTTGACATCTCGTTTCTTCAATAATGCACTTACTTTGGATGTTACAGTTTATCAGTCTAACACCCGCAACCAGACCTTCCTTCGTCCTATCACAGGTAGCCAGGGATTCTCTTCTGAGTATGTACAGACTGGTAACGTAAGAAACCGTGGTATTGAGCTCTCATTAGGTTACAACCACAGTTGGGGCGATTTCGCATGGAGCAGCAGCTTCACTTACAGTGCTAACCGCAACAAGATTGTTGAGTTGCTCAATGATCCTAACGAGGTTATCAACCAAGGTGGTTTGAATGGTGCTAACATCATCCTTAAGAAGGGCGGTACTATGGGCGACCTCTATATGACCAGCGACTTCAAGCGCGACGCAGAAGGCAATATTGCTATCAAGGATGGTAACGTATCACAGGTGAACCTTACCAACCCATCTTATCGTGGTTCAGTACTTCCAAAGGGTAACATCGGTTTCTCTAATGACTTCTCTTGGAAGGGTCTTAACTTCGGTTTCGTTGTTACAGCACGTTTCGGTGGTATCGTAATGTCACAGACACAGGCGTTGATGGATGCTTACGGTGTATCAAAGGCATCTGCTGATGCACGCGACAAGGGCGGTATCGCAGTAAACAATGGTTTGGTATCAGCTGAGAAATACTATGCTGTAGTAGGTGGTGAGAACCCAATTTGGTCAGAGTATATCTACAGTGCAACCAACGCACGTATCCAAGAGGCACACCTCGCTTACACCTTCCCACGTCGAATGTTGGGCGGTATGGAGCTGACACTCGGTTTGACAGCTAATAACCTCCTCATGCTTTACAACAAGGCACCATTCGATCCAGAGGCAACAGCATCAACAGGTACCTACTATCAGGGCTTCGACTACCTCATGCAGCCAAGCCTTCGTACACTTGGTTTCAACGTGAAGCTGAAATTCTAA
- a CDS encoding glycoside hydrolase family 18: protein MKNLIKIFLLSACAATAFTACSDWTETEAKDGADLTHTNKSEAYYAQLRDYKKTDHSVAFGWFGNWTGTGVTHENSLAGLPDSTDFVSLWGNWKNPTEAMLKDLRFVQKTKGTKVLISCLVFDIGDQITPTNTDKNLTWKEWRHKFWGWGNDEASQIAATEKYANAICDTIAKYGYDGFDLDAEPSYAQPFQTDKELWQNAKVMEAFVKTMGKRIGPKSGTDKMFVIDGEPDAMAAQYGEYFNYFILQAYSSSGNSDLNGRFATQADHFKQYLTAEQVAKKLIVCENFENYAGKGGVSFRLDNGQTLPSLLGMAYWNPVYNGVTYRKGGVGTYHMEYEYTVSGKTGNYPFLRKAIQIMNPSIQ, encoded by the coding sequence ATGAAGAATTTAATAAAGATATTCTTGCTTTCAGCCTGCGCTGCAACGGCTTTCACTGCCTGCAGCGACTGGACTGAGACAGAGGCAAAGGACGGAGCTGACCTTACTCACACAAATAAGTCTGAGGCTTACTATGCTCAACTTCGCGACTATAAGAAGACTGACCACTCTGTAGCTTTCGGTTGGTTCGGTAACTGGACGGGTACTGGTGTTACCCATGAGAACTCTTTGGCGGGTCTTCCTGACAGTACTGACTTCGTTTCTCTTTGGGGAAACTGGAAGAATCCAACAGAGGCTATGCTCAAGGATCTCCGCTTTGTTCAGAAGACAAAGGGTACAAAGGTGCTTATCAGTTGCCTCGTATTTGACATTGGTGACCAGATTACTCCAACAAACACGGACAAAAACCTCACTTGGAAAGAGTGGCGTCATAAGTTCTGGGGCTGGGGCAACGATGAGGCTTCACAGATTGCAGCTACTGAGAAGTATGCAAATGCTATCTGCGACACTATCGCCAAGTATGGTTATGATGGTTTCGACCTCGATGCTGAACCTTCATACGCTCAGCCTTTCCAGACCGATAAGGAGCTTTGGCAGAATGCTAAGGTGATGGAGGCTTTCGTAAAGACAATGGGCAAGCGCATCGGTCCTAAGTCTGGAACTGATAAGATGTTCGTTATCGACGGTGAACCTGACGCTATGGCTGCTCAGTATGGCGAATACTTCAATTACTTCATTCTTCAGGCTTATAGCTCTTCTGGTAACAGTGACCTAAACGGTCGATTTGCTACTCAGGCAGACCATTTCAAGCAGTATCTTACAGCTGAACAGGTAGCAAAGAAGCTCATCGTCTGCGAGAACTTTGAGAACTATGCTGGTAAGGGTGGTGTAAGTTTCCGTTTAGACAATGGTCAGACCCTTCCTTCTCTCTTAGGTATGGCTTACTGGAACCCTGTTTACAATGGCGTAACCTATCGTAAGGGTGGTGTAGGAACCTATCACATGGAGTACGAGTATACAGTATCTGGAAAGACTGGCAACTATCCTTTCTTGCGCAAGGCTATCCAGATTATGAATCCATCAATCCAATAA